The following nucleotide sequence is from Pseudoliparis swirei isolate HS2019 ecotype Mariana Trench chromosome 7, NWPU_hadal_v1, whole genome shotgun sequence.
CACCGATGAGTGTATTGGTGAGGTCAGGTCCTTGCAATAATTGTCTGTTCAACACCACATCCTGAAAAGAAGCAGTGCAGTCAAAGAggacacacattttatttttctccgcATGGTACACCGCACGATGAGGAACGTAGGGGACCCTGCAGTCAtcacggtcaagctgctcctcgGGAACTTCAACGACGTAGCTTTTATCCAGTATGCttttatgctttttttttaacactttctTTTTCGTCTTTTCACCACAGATAGAACACATATATAcgtaaatgaaaaacaaatgatAACCAcagcaaatacaaataaataaataaaaagggatCTGGTTTGCTCTGTCCTCTCAAAagctaaatataaagataaatcCGGAGAAACATTCAAGTGTTCTTATCTTGTGTTATTGTTGACGTGTAAACATTGTCTCACGGCCTTGCTCCCCTTGAGCTGTCTCCATCTTGGTGGTCTCATTCTTTGCAGGTCCACTAAACATCCAGGCCAGGACAGACTTCACAGCATACGGCCCATCATTCTGACTATTAATTAAGTGCCACGGCTCCATTGCCTTTGAGTTACTACCTCCAAGGAGAAGGCCTACATCAGCGTCAATGTGTGGTCAGGTTACTTCATGCACATGAGGCCACTTTTGCAGATGTTGTTGAATTGGAATGTTTTCCTTTTGAGCCGGGATACTTGTTGGAACATGAAGCACTTGTTGGAAGACTTaagaaaacatgagaacaccaggacacacatggATAACTCCATTAAGCAGCCATATTGGGCAAAGTGCACGTCGCTACCATGCTGGACGATggacacaggaagtgaagaaacacaatgagTAGGTAGATAAAAACAGGCTCACTTTGACCCTAACAAGGATCATAGGGGCATCTTAATAtattaacatgttctatttttttaaatatatatatatataaatatatcactatatatatatatatagtgatttatattatacaaatatatttatgatatttatattgtatatttatattagatggtatttatatatcatattatactgaatattaatatatatatatattaatatactgaattgaatgaataaGATATCCTTATTATTTCAGTATTGGAATAAATGTTACATATTTAACTAcatattttacatatttaagtagaaatgtgtgtttgataatttttttttgcattaagtCAAAGGCTACTGGTgtgtttgctgaaattgattggatggctcTACAAAAAATAattccaccagccgccactgatcagAGGACCATTGTGGTGGCTGGAGCTTGATTAcgctcagctgtggaggtgtgtgggggcgtGGCTCAGGGGACAGGTGCTGGGAAGATGCctgattggcctcagctggaaGGAATCAGGgtaattgtctctctctcctatttCAGCTGCAAGGGAGATGGAGGGACAAGACCGGCAGAGCAGAGCGACAAATAAAGTATCATGTCAAACGTCACAACAAGTGtgctcattccttggtgctgggggggaaaACACTGGGATTATGACCAGTGTTGTTACAACCATCTACGAGGGACTCTGGCTGACCACACACTTCTGATTAAGAGCAAAAAGGCTGGAGTGGGGAGGGTTGTCAACCCTATATTCAAATCAAGAAATTACCCTAGTGAGTGGATTAATTGAgtcgcgacccgaccccggaataagcggatgaaaatggatggatggatggatggataatgtACACTACATACTCCAGGACGGTAGGTGGCGCTCTTCGCTTGAAAGATGGACTCCAGTGTTTAACATTTATTTGTTCCTTCCCAATGACCATTACATATACACGTATGGTGCTTATCTGGCCCCTCGTGGTTAAGCTTGACAATTAAAGAGTTAAACCATTACCAAATAACTTAAATTCAAAGAGCCATCAACTGAATCCAATATCAAACATTCATCAACACTTAAAATCCTCTGGTTTTCTTGTACATTACTTCAGGTCATAATGATACGTTCGACCTCACACATTAGTGCCTTGTTGTCCGTGAGGGTCTGTTCTCTCACGAGGGTAGACcgattttgcatgcaaattacatgaatatctttaaataaaaatccatattttaaatgaaataatttatttatatccaaatcctaccaaactgacaccagatcagcacgtacacacattttatttttgataatatactgtatctaattacacaaggccattttaggacctaggtgaaataactgttttgggagaactgcttttaatgctggcatactaaacatttggtgttactttgtagatattacaatacatttggcaatgatagcaatgccgttggactttaaaagcagtgtatatggtttggcacgggcatattttgagttctgatattgggctggtttttgggctggttttattggccattgggctggttttgtcacacagacctggtaACCCTGCCTGGCCTCTTCTATTCATGAAACGGCATAGGCAGGGCATTGATGCAAGAGCTGGCGTCAAGACTGTCTGCTATCTCTAAATGTGTAACAGATATGAAAAGGCCATGGAAGAAGTCGACTCCGTTACATATGCACGGCTCTAATGGCGAGGCAGGTAAACATTACGCCGTCCCTTTTGACAGTCTCCGGCCCCGTCTGGGTTCAAAGGGACCAACAAAATCTACGCCTACATTGGTCAATGGTGGCTGATCTGGTGTCAGGCGATCTTCTCATCGGCCATTTTTTGATGAAGCATTCCtttaattaaaaacagaggaCCAAAGGttgtttatacattttttaGACATTTTAATGTTGATTGTTGACATTTTTCAATGATCATTCTGTCTCAGTACATTTGCATGACGATAAGATCTGCTTATACGATCTAAATGTCTAAACATTGATACAAACAGTCCTGATGAAGTAGCATTATGTCCGACATACTTCACAATTCAGTTCAACAACAAGGTTTCTTTGCTTTCAACACAAAGTATTTAAATTGTTGAAGTGAGAACAAATGTGCAACAACTGTGGTTTAGATCAATTTAAACGGTTATATTTAGGCCAGCTATTGGGAATTTAGCATAATCAGACAAATATATCATTGCATAAGCATGGCTTATTGTTTAGCATTTAATCAAACTATAGAAAAACTAAATACGTACATTTAATAAGTAGATTTAGCACAGTTCTGTTAAAGAGATGATGCATCCGTTCGATCCAGATTGAACTTGTTTCACTGTGATCATATAATTACCATATCTCGAGCCATCACTTCCTTTACCTTCAGCGTAGTTTGGTTTGACCGCAGAAGGTCAGCACAGTCGCACCGTTCTGACCGTAACTAGTTCACCACTGGGGGATGACTGTGAAGCCACATCACCTAAATATGTCTGTGTTGCATAGTTAAGCGTGTTAAAAACACAAGTAGGGCTTTACCAAAATGACTATGAGCAACAGACAACGAGGCCAGCCAGCTCAAACTGCActtattgaaaatgcggacggttatgttttgatcgctgtgtatttatttgtatgcgtgcgtgcgtgtttgcgtgttattcgcataactcaaaaagtattaaaccgaatggtgggatgattggttattatccggggaccatttgattagatgtcgggatcgatcgggtcaaaggtcaagaaaaggtgaacatcttctttttaccatagcgcggtcaatttgtatccgattggcatgcaactaatgccaacatgttcataattcaatgcccaatcttgtgatatgcgaaggtatgcgctctaccgagtgcccgttctagttattattattgttgttattgaagTCTAGAGTTAAAATACCAAGAATCACAGCTTGTGAGGGTAAAAGAGATGCATAGCAGGTCGGGCGTATCCAGTTTGGGGATTTATCAGAGGAAGGCCGTAGGGATACGGGTAAACAACAGACCCCATGAGAGCAGAGTGACCGGGGCTCATCGGGACGTGTCGGTATATTAGTTGAGATTGAGGTAGTCTCATTCTGTTGGGGAGAAAAACCGGATGTAATAAAGGCTGGTGTCGAGAGTATCTCCCTGGTTTGTCGCAGCTCGACACCGGCAGACTGGCGGTGGGATGGGCCAGGCTGTGCTGAGTCGGGGGGACCTTCTGCTGCATTGTCCTGggtttctccctcttctccgtCGGATACAGCCAGGGAGCCATGCTGGTCAGCCTCTTCGCACAAGTCAGAGACTCGTCCTGCTGCGTCGCCCTGACCGGCTGGATTTTATAACCTGGCCGAATAGGAGCGGGCCGCAGAAGCTGCACAGATTTTGGAATAACTTTGGTGAAACTAGAGGTAGATGTTGAAGCCCAATCCGATCTCACCGTGGAAGAGGAGAATGACTGGAGAGTTTGGCTGGAATATTTGCCTCTCCCTTTGTGAAGAGGCATCCAGTCCGAGTCTTTATTCTGGACTTTAATGGAGTCTGCGGATTGGGAGCTGATGTCTTTATTCTGTCTTGCAGGGTCTTTGGGTATCTGACTACACTTCCTTTCCTCACTACAGCTTGGTGTATTTTTCACAGCGCTAGTACAGTTTTGGGAAAGTGGGGACCCTGATGCAGGATAAACTTCATTTCCTTCCGGGCCGTCCTCTGATGAAACAGAGTAAGGGGAGGGGCTGCGTGAAGAGGACGGGGACGAAGGCAGCGGCGAGCTGTCGGAGGAGTCGCAGTTCCGGCTGGAAGAAGCCCGGGCCGGAGACTGGGAGCGGCGGATGACGGAGGGCCTTTCGTTATCCTCGGTGTGAGGAGGATTCAGTGGCAAGTTCAGGCTCGCCTGGGCCATccgcttttttttctccagaggaGAGATGACCTCTCCGGCAGCAGGCGGGAGAGGAGCAGTCCAGGGGCTGGACGTGGGGGCCTGGGCGAGGTGGGCAGAGACAGAAGTGCAAAGACCGGCGGTGGCTCGGTTTGGCAAAGAGCGGTCTGGCGGGGCGGCCCAGGGGTGAGGTTGCATCACGGCTTCACTTCGGCAGGCAGCCTCTGgacttctctcgctgtgtatCTATAAAGTGATACAGGTCAAGTGTTAGGACACTTTACGTGGTCGTACAGGTGTCTTTCTCCGTGAGACCTTTTCTTCCATCACGTGTGTTACCTCTATCTCTGAGTCCATCTCTCTATCCGAcggactcctcttcctcttcctctcagccTTGGTGACCTTGCCGTCCACGTTTCTTTTATATGGCTTCCGCAGTTTGCTTGGAGGCAGAGGTcggtcctcctctccttttgTTTGTCGTTCAAAGGGCAGCACCAGCCTAAACAAATCACAACTCTGGTTATGAATCAGTTAATATCGTGATTGGTTTGACAGGTAAGTTTAAAACAAAGTGAAGCTCACTTCTCATAGTGTCTGCGAGTGCAAGTAGCAGCGCTGGTGCTCCCTGGACTTCCTCCCAGCTCATCATACACTTTCTTCCAAAGACGCCCTGATGTCACCTGTTGAATAACAAAGTG
It contains:
- the arid5a gene encoding LOW QUALITY PROTEIN: AT-rich interactive domain-containing protein 5A (The sequence of the model RefSeq protein was modified relative to this genomic sequence to represent the inferred CDS: inserted 2 bases in 1 codon), with product MKRLGGDSFLFCGVKFNMVSHNSVKPETRRRLLDMAREHRSDTSQQTAARDEEQGTENQVSPSVIEIXSMTEEEEEEEQEQEERPKLVQMEEKAFVSGLHSFMKDRGTPIERIPHLGFRQINLWRIYKAVEKLGGYDSVTSGRLWKKVYDELGGSPGSTSAATCTRRHYEKLVLPFERQTKGEEDRPLPPSKLRKPYKRNVDGKVTKAERKRKRSPSDREMDSEIEIHSERSPEAACRSEAVMQPHPWAAPPDRSLPNRATAGLCTSVSAHLAQAPTSSPWTAPLPPAAGEVISPLEKKKRMAQASLNLPLNPPHTEDNERPSVIRRSQSPARASSSRNCDSSDSSPLPSSPSSSRSPSPYSVSSEDGPEGNEVYPASGSPLSQNCTSAVKNTPSCSEERKCSQIPKDPARQNKDISSQSADSIKVQNKDSDWMPLHKGRGKYSSQTLQSFSSSTVRSDWASTSTSSFTKVIPKSVQLLRPAPIRPGYKIQPVRATQQDESLTCAKRLTSMAPWLYPTEKREKPRTMQQKVPPTQHSLAHPTASLPVSSCDKPGRYSRHQPLLHPVFLPNRMRLPQSQLIYRHVPMSPGHSALMGSVVYPYPYGLPLINPQTGYARPAMHLFYPHKL